One genomic segment of Paenibacillus sp. FSL H8-0332 includes these proteins:
- the efeO gene encoding iron uptake system protein EfeO produces MKISHAVPAGLLAASLLLAGCASKDNSNNDGNKGNSGNNSGNNAAAQAGSGAASTPSATAAVSGAGADFTTAIDEYRKYVIEQCDAFVKQTEGFTDAVKAGKLEEAKALYAPARMYYERIEPIAEALGDLDPNIDARENDVDAAEWRGFHKIEQALWQNHTTEGMTDVADRLLKDAQLLRAKVETAGIDANLLVTGAVELLNEVSSSKVTGEEERYSHTDLYDFVANVEGAQKIYELLKPELAKKDPALEQTIGERFTALMNELAPFKSGKGYVSYEMLKPEEVRKLSQNLDALAEPLSNMGTILGV; encoded by the coding sequence ATGAAGATTAGTCATGCTGTACCTGCGGGTCTGTTAGCAGCTTCCCTCCTGCTTGCCGGATGCGCAAGCAAGGATAACAGTAATAACGATGGCAACAAGGGCAACAGTGGTAACAACTCCGGGAATAATGCCGCAGCCCAGGCAGGTAGCGGGGCCGCCAGCACACCGTCAGCCACTGCTGCCGTAAGCGGAGCCGGGGCGGACTTCACTACTGCCATCGACGAATACCGGAAATACGTCATTGAACAATGCGATGCGTTCGTCAAGCAGACCGAGGGCTTCACGGATGCCGTTAAGGCAGGCAAGCTGGAAGAAGCCAAGGCGCTGTATGCTCCGGCACGCATGTATTATGAGCGGATCGAGCCGATTGCTGAAGCGCTTGGGGATCTGGACCCGAACATTGATGCCCGTGAGAATGATGTAGATGCAGCGGAGTGGCGCGGTTTTCATAAGATTGAACAGGCACTCTGGCAGAATCACACAACGGAGGGCATGACGGATGTCGCGGACCGCCTGCTGAAAGATGCGCAGCTGCTGCGCGCCAAGGTGGAGACGGCGGGAATCGATGCCAATCTGCTCGTTACCGGGGCTGTTGAGCTGCTGAATGAGGTCTCCTCCTCCAAAGTAACGGGGGAAGAGGAGCGTTACTCCCATACGGATTTGTATGATTTTGTGGCGAATGTGGAGGGGGCACAGAAGATCTATGAGCTGCTGAAGCCGGAGCTGGCCAAAAAAGACCCGGCCCTTGAGCAAACCATCGGCGAGCGGTTCACCGCCTTAATGAATGAGCTGGCGCCGTTCAAATCGGGGAAGGGCTACGTCTCTTACGAAATGCTCAAACCGGAGGAGGTCCGCAAGTTAAGCCAGAACCTCGACGCCTTGGCTGAGCCGCTATCCAATATGGGAACGATTCTGGGAGTGTGA
- a CDS encoding retropepsin-like aspartic protease has product MKIAYDGQLLTIDISVCYLGRTLQIKDIIIDTGSSHTVFSPDVLEEIGVTYENGDPVYEAYGVGGTVPFYTKVMDQIEIDAFIIKDVEIDVGILPKSHKGLLGLDILRTYGFIVDMQKMELRSH; this is encoded by the coding sequence ATGAAGATAGCTTATGATGGACAACTCCTGACAATAGATATTTCCGTATGCTATCTAGGGAGAACGCTGCAAATTAAGGATATCATTATTGATACGGGTTCCTCGCATACTGTGTTCAGTCCTGATGTACTTGAAGAGATAGGTGTAACTTATGAAAACGGAGACCCTGTTTATGAAGCGTATGGTGTTGGGGGAACGGTACCTTTTTACACTAAAGTGATGGATCAAATTGAAATTGATGCATTTATAATTAAAGATGTGGAGATTGATGTGGGAATACTTCCGAAGTCTCACAAAGGATTGCTTGGATTGGATATCTTGCGGACTTATGGTTTTATCGTAGATATGCAAAAGATGGAGTTGCGTTCGCATTAA
- a CDS encoding LacI family DNA-binding transcriptional regulator, which translates to MANIKEIARMAGVSVTTVSRVLNNHPYVSKDKRDAVLQTIEQLDYTRNMNAVHLITGRTGAVAVILPYIHAFYFSIIMNGLAHEALLSQYRLILCQSNYLEEEEIKVLEMLRHKEIDGVVIVSTALKPEIIEEYTAYGPIITCQDSGERRYSSVYIEHYAAFKQGLEYLTGKGYRSIGYCEGRRNGSSAVIRQTAYREFIAEHQLAFEEEWMIYDCTTEEDGAAAALSLLKMSQRPEAMIITGDHVAAGLIIEARRAGLSIPDDLAVMGFDNQPIGRLLQITTMDNHLYEMGAAAFRIIHEQIHSERPEPVYRKLDYRIIERSTV; encoded by the coding sequence GTGGCTAATATTAAAGAAATCGCCCGGATGGCCGGAGTATCTGTAACGACCGTCTCACGGGTGCTGAATAATCATCCGTATGTCAGCAAGGACAAAAGAGACGCTGTACTGCAAACGATTGAGCAGCTCGACTATACCCGCAATATGAACGCCGTTCATCTGATTACCGGACGTACCGGTGCGGTGGCGGTGATTCTGCCTTATATTCATGCTTTTTATTTCTCGATTATTATGAATGGACTTGCCCATGAAGCGCTGCTCTCGCAATACCGGCTGATTCTGTGCCAGAGCAATTATCTGGAGGAAGAAGAAATCAAAGTGCTGGAGATGCTGCGCCATAAAGAGATTGACGGTGTCGTGATTGTATCTACTGCGCTGAAGCCGGAGATCATCGAGGAGTATACGGCTTACGGTCCGATTATCACCTGCCAGGACAGCGGAGAGCGGCGCTATTCCTCTGTCTATATTGAGCATTATGCGGCTTTCAAGCAGGGGCTGGAGTATTTGACCGGCAAAGGTTACCGCTCCATCGGTTATTGCGAGGGACGGCGTAACGGCAGCAGCGCAGTGATCCGGCAGACCGCTTACCGCGAATTCATTGCTGAGCATCAGCTGGCTTTTGAAGAAGAATGGATGATCTATGACTGTACAACGGAGGAAGACGGCGCAGCCGCTGCACTGTCTCTGCTGAAAATGTCTCAGCGGCCGGAAGCCATGATTATTACGGGAGACCATGTAGCCGCCGGGCTGATCATTGAAGCGCGCAGAGCCGGTCTAAGCATCCCTGATGACCTGGCGGTTATGGGCTTCGACAACCAGCCGATCGGCCGGCTGCTTCAGATCACCACCATGGACAACCACTTGTATGAGATGGGGGCCGCCGCTTTCCGCATTATCCATGAGCAGATTCACTCGGAGCGCCCCGAGCCGGTCTACCGCAAGCTGGACTACCGGATTATCGAGCGGTCCACGGTGTAG
- a CDS encoding LuxR C-terminal-related transcriptional regulator, whose translation MKGNEHHSKFLLTHREREVFELLVQDKTTRDIAGLLFISEKTVRNHISNVMQKLNVKGRSQAVVELIKLGELKI comes from the coding sequence TTGAAGGGCAACGAACATCATAGCAAATTTTTGTTGACGCATCGTGAACGCGAAGTATTCGAGCTTCTTGTGCAGGACAAAACTACACGGGATATTGCCGGACTGTTATTCATCAGCGAAAAAACCGTCCGCAACCACATCTCAAACGTAATGCAAAAATTAAACGTAAAAGGCCGTTCACAAGCGGTTGTCGAGCTGATCAAGCTTGGGGAGCTGAAAATCTAG
- a CDS encoding SagB/ThcOx family dehydrogenase — protein sequence MTRYEQQRQLLKSNFHEFKHIRTDKIKGIAQPPIVKPYDEGAQIIDLPEVSRDVVSQNNIVDCIGQRRSTRFYSADTLSLEELSYLLWATQGITGMSKNGLTLRTVPCSGATHTFETYLMIMRVKGIPQGIYRYLPVEHKLLFMFELDQLEQKIDAITLDQPFVPNFAKKAAVLFAWSTTPYRSEWKYDISAHKKILIDAGHVCQNLYLASESIGAGACAIGIYDQQLIDEVLELDGDEEFVIYLGAVGKKRE from the coding sequence ATGACAAGATACGAACAACAGAGACAATTGCTGAAATCGAATTTTCATGAATTCAAGCATATCCGAACAGACAAGATTAAGGGCATCGCGCAGCCGCCGATTGTGAAGCCCTATGATGAGGGAGCACAGATCATTGATTTGCCTGAGGTCAGCCGGGACGTTGTGAGTCAGAACAATATTGTGGATTGCATCGGCCAAAGAAGGAGTACAAGATTCTATTCGGCCGACACGCTAAGTCTGGAGGAGCTATCCTATTTACTGTGGGCCACGCAGGGTATTACGGGGATGAGCAAGAACGGACTGACTCTGCGGACGGTACCGTGCAGCGGGGCGACCCATACGTTTGAGACCTATCTGATGATTATGCGGGTCAAAGGTATACCACAGGGCATCTACCGGTACCTTCCTGTGGAGCACAAGCTGTTATTTATGTTTGAATTAGACCAGCTGGAACAGAAGATTGATGCGATCACGCTGGATCAGCCCTTTGTTCCCAATTTCGCCAAGAAGGCTGCTGTTCTGTTCGCCTGGAGCACTACGCCGTACCGGTCGGAATGGAAATATGATATCTCCGCGCACAAAAAAATTCTCATCGATGCCGGGCATGTCTGCCAGAATCTGTACCTGGCCAGTGAATCCATCGGGGCCGGAGCTTGTGCCATCGGAATATATGATCAGCAGCTGATTGATGAGGTGCTCGAACTGGATGGCGATGAAGAATTTGTGATCTACCTTGGCGCGGTCGGGAAGAAGCGGGAATAG
- a CDS encoding NAD(P)H-dependent oxidoreductase, producing the protein MTTLIILAHPDIEASRVNRRWRQKLLLHPEDVTVHELYKEYPDWSINVPREQRLLEAHELIIFQFPLYWYSYPPLLKKWLDDVFTHGWAYGSSGNKLQGKKLGIAMTIGDKKENYQPAGSVSFTVDEIIAPFQASAIHVGAAALPYFAVFGASFQASDDEINQSAVEYLEYILRNR; encoded by the coding sequence ATGACAACCCTGATAATCCTGGCACACCCCGATATAGAGGCTTCAAGAGTGAACCGGAGATGGAGACAAAAGCTGCTGCTGCATCCGGAGGACGTAACGGTCCACGAGCTCTACAAGGAATACCCGGACTGGAGCATCAATGTTCCGCGGGAGCAGCGTTTATTGGAGGCGCACGAGCTGATTATTTTCCAATTCCCCTTATACTGGTACAGCTACCCACCGCTGCTGAAAAAATGGCTGGACGATGTGTTCACTCACGGCTGGGCTTACGGTTCGAGCGGGAACAAGCTGCAGGGTAAGAAGCTGGGCATTGCTATGACCATTGGCGATAAAAAGGAAAACTACCAGCCTGCCGGGTCTGTTTCTTTTACAGTAGATGAGATCATCGCCCCGTTCCAGGCCAGTGCCATCCATGTCGGCGCAGCCGCCCTACCTTACTTCGCCGTGTTCGGCGCTTCCTTCCAGGCGAGTGACGATGAAATTAATCAGAGTGCCGTGGAGTATCTGGAGTATATCCTTCGGAACCGGTAA